A genomic region of Flavobacteriales bacterium contains the following coding sequences:
- a CDS encoding CPBP family intramembrane metalloprotease: MRWKYLVWTCAVGLCIVPLTMLVVHVFGNQFGIGSFGHVAVTGDRFATSVAELMAAKGVVGEGSSVSIALAKLPGGAILAVTLLSALFAAFTVNLPFMLGEELGWRGYLYNATAQWPAMERILLTGFFWGLWHAPLIAMGHNYPGHPIAGIGLMVVFCVLLAFLFDWCRTRTNSVWGAAVLHGLINGSAGAMALSPGADPYWWLRPQGWRALSQ; the protein is encoded by the coding sequence ATGCGTTGGAAATATCTGGTGTGGACGTGCGCGGTCGGGTTGTGCATCGTTCCGCTTACCATGTTGGTTGTGCATGTATTCGGAAACCAATTCGGTATTGGATCATTCGGACATGTCGCGGTGACCGGTGACCGTTTCGCGACATCCGTAGCTGAACTGATGGCGGCGAAGGGTGTGGTTGGTGAAGGGAGCAGCGTTTCCATTGCGCTGGCGAAGTTGCCCGGTGGTGCCATCCTCGCGGTTACGTTGTTGAGTGCTTTGTTCGCGGCATTCACAGTGAATTTGCCTTTCATGTTGGGTGAGGAACTCGGTTGGCGTGGCTACCTGTACAATGCAACCGCACAATGGCCAGCTATGGAACGTATCCTGCTCACCGGCTTCTTTTGGGGTTTATGGCACGCACCGCTTATTGCCATGGGCCATAATTACCCCGGCCATCCGATCGCTGGGATCGGGTTGATGGTCGTATTCTGTGTGCTCCTGGCCTTCCTATTCGATTGGTGCCGAACACGGACCAACAGTGTATGGGGTGCAGCCGTTCTCCATGGACTGATCAACGGAAGCGCCGGTGCAATGGCCTTGTCGCCTGGGGCGGATCCGTATTGGTGGCTTCGCCCGCAGGGG